From the genome of Lineus longissimus chromosome 8, tnLinLong1.2, whole genome shotgun sequence, one region includes:
- the LOC135492712 gene encoding ankyrin repeat domain-containing protein 29-like, with the protein MPATWPQLALINAAAFGYYWRVRFLLWTGVDVNCKDDEEYMFTPIICAARNGHQEVVDLLIKAGANIECKDNDGDTPIIIASIKGHQEVVNLLIQAGANIECKNNNGYTPIISASIKGHQEVVDLLIKAGANIECKDNGGNTPIIIASTNGHQEVVDLLIKAGANIECKGNDGDTPIIIASIEGHQEVVDLLIKAGANIECKDN; encoded by the coding sequence ATGCCAGCCACATGGCCTCAACTTGCTCTGATCAATGCAGCAGCATTCGGTTATTATTGGAGAGTCAGATTCCTTCTCTGGACTGGAGTAGACGTGAATTGCAAAGATGATGAAGAGTACATGTTTACTCCAATCATCTGCGCCGCTCGTAATGggcaccaagaggtggtggatctgttgattaaagcgggggcgaatatagaatgtaaagacaatgacggggatactccaatcatcatcgcctcgattaaaggacaccaagaggtggtgaatcTATTGATtcaagcgggggcgaatatagaatgtaaaaacaATAACGGgtatactccaatcatcagcgcctcgattaaaggacaccaagaggtggtggatctgttgattaaagcgggggcgaatatagaatgtaaagacaatggcgggaatactccaatcatcatcgcctcgactaatggacaccaagaggtggtggatctgttgattaaagcgggggcgaatatagaatgtaaaggcaATGACGgggatactccaatcatcatcgcctcgattgaaggacaccaagaggtggtggatctgttgattaaagcgggggcgaatatagaatgtaaagacaat
- the LOC135493020 gene encoding ankyrin repeat and KH domain-containing protein mask-like has protein sequence MSTIREELPGANIECEDNNGNTPIIIASIKGYQEVVDLLIKAGANIESGANIECKDNGENTPIIIASSEGYQEVVDLLIKAGANIECKDNGGNTPIIIASTNGHQEVVDLLIKAGANIECKDNGGNTPIIIASINGHQEVVDLLIKAGANIECKDNGENTPIICASINGHQEVVDLLIKAGANIECKDNGENTPIIIASTKGHQEVVDLLIKAGANIECKDNGENTPIICASINGHQEVVDLLIKAGANIECEDNNGNTPIIIASTKGHQEVVDLLIKAGANIECKDNGENTPIICASINGHQEVVDLLIKAGANIECEDNGENTPIIIASTNGHQEVVDLLIKAGANIECKDNGENTPIIIASTKGHQEVVDLLIKAGANIECKDNGENTPIICASTNGHQEVVDLLIKAGANIECEDNDGGTPIIIASTEGHKDVVDLLIKGDAIIEHSNHQNDTPIVCAAKWGNVEIVDLLLEKGACSKSSSYGSILNIGAKFGRRRVVEYLLRREMSSESRDLEGNTPLQNAIVNGHLSVVQLLINSGANTSTLNLTSENIMYSAASYGHADIVKYLGSRDTRKLLDLHNASGWSPIAKAVSGGHFRTVRQLHQLGADINCSVDGKRLLQLAAESGCLDIYQYLIIAGLDCKRPNIHGLRAYECFPFQSKVDYQACNRLGHSSEQGLSCVMSGLNGQDATLQYKHKLSELSCVPGLGRVNIIEGGVSETVMKFVKEEEVFKDLELCGSSAEGTKVQLPDEMDFLRLTSSDHLSRNEVVDTLHGYKYLQTETIKKRFLSSKALHEGVSKIVEFRAKAKESKKSGEILSQAVAGGGSASVPVTIRWPDDKPSKIKFGNISSSLLVSVDIVPILHVDDWPDDAIKKTWKMDEDTLRKSGYRLVLKPPHKDSEYGRLLPEEDRERMLRISFSHLEPATIKPLAPRIKDAYITAKCLRSPMACGVVIRDTDGVIHFVSHFLTSYLLKTVFLHNIDDFLETNRSLPEMVYIIYSQLEEYLGKGNLPFYWQPSVNLLEGLKLNIAKSHQVAKLMTATVGRMSRLERGGENHGDDAREDGPGIEATDDEPDIGCYIVRLE, from the exons ATGTCAACGATCAGGGAAGAACTCC cgggggcgaatatagaatgtgaaGACAataacgggaatactccaatcatcatcgcctcgattaaaggataccaagaggtggtggatctattgattaaagcgggggcgaatatagaat cgggggcgaatatagaatgtaaagacaatggcgaaaatactccaatcatcatcgcctcgagtGAAGGataccaagaggtggtggatctgttgattaaagcgggggcgaatatagaatgtaaagacaatggcgggaatactccaatcatcatcgcctcgactaatggacaccaagaggtggtggatctgttgattaaagcgggggcgaatatagaatgtaaagacaatggcgggaatactccaatcatcatcgcctcgattaatggacaccaagaggtggtggatctgttgattaaagcgggggcgaatatagaatgtaaagacaatggcgaaaatactccaatcatctgcgcctcgattaatggacaccaagaggtggtggatctgttgattaaagcgggggcgaatatagaatgtaaagacaatggcgaaaatactccaatcatcatcgcctcgactaaaggacaccaagaggtggtggatctgttgattaaagcgggggcgaatatagaatgtaaagacaatggcgaaaatactccaatcatctgcgcctcgattaatggacaccaagaggtggtggatctgttgattaaagcgggggcgaatatagaatgtgaaGACAataacgggaatactccaatcatcatcgcctcgactaaaggacaccaagaggtggtggatctgttgattaaagcgggggcgaatatagaatgtaaagacaatggcgaaaatactccaatcatctgcgcctcgattaatggacaccaagaggtggtggatctgttgattaaagcgggggcgaatatagaatgtgaaGACAATGGCgaaaatactccaatcatcatcgcctcgactaatggacaccaagaggtggtggatctgttgattaaagcgggggcgaatatagaatgtaaagacaatggcgaaaatactccaatcatcatcgcctcgactaaaggacaccaagaggtggtggatctgttgattaaagcgggggcgaatatagaatgtaaagacaatggcgaaaatactccaatcatctgcgcctcgactaatggacaccaagaggtggtggatctattgattaaagcgggggcgaatatagaatgtgaaGACAATGACGGGggtactccaatcatcatcgcctcgactgaAGGACATAAGGATGTGGTGGATCTTTTAATTAAAGGGGATGCTATCATTGAACACAGTAACCATCAAAACGACACTCCAATAGTTTGTGCAGCTAAATGGGGTAATGTTGaaattgtagaccttttgttggaAAAAGGTGCTTGTTCCAAAAGTTCTAGTTATGGATCGATATTAAATATCGGTGCGAAATTTGGAAGACGACGGGTCGTTGAATATCTTCTGAGACGCGAGATGTCCTCAGAAAGCCGTGACTTGGAAGGAAATACCCCATTGCAAAATGCAATCGTAAACGGTCATCTCTCAGTGGTCCAACTCCTAATAAATAGTGGAGCAAATACATCCACATTGAACCTTACTTCAGAGAATATTATGTATTCTGCTGCTTCGTATGGCCATGCCGATATCGTGAAATACTTGGGAAGCAGAGATACACGGAAGTTATTGGATTTGCACAATGCCAGTGGGTGGTCTCCTATTGCCAAGGCAGTTTCAGGTGGTCATTTTCGGACAGTTAGACAACTTCATCAGCTTGGAGCTGACATCAACTGCAGTGTAGATGGAAAACGACTACTTCAACTAGCAGCTGAGTCCGGTTGCCTAGATATCTATCAATATCTCATCATCGCTGGGCTTGACTGCAAACGACCCAACATCCATGGATTGAGGGCTTACGAATGCTTCCCCTTTCAATCAAAAGTTGATTATCAAGCATGCAATCGATTAGGACATTCCTCCGAACAAGGTCTCTCTTGCGTCATGTCGGGATTAAATGGCCAAGATGCTACACTCCAGTATAAACACAAACTATCAGAACTATCATGTGTACCGGGACTAGGCAGAGTGAATATTATCGAGGGTGGTGTTTCAGAAACTGTCATGAAGTTTGTAAAAGAGGAGGAGGTTTTTAAGGATTTAGAGTTATGCGGAAGTTCGGCTGAGGGCACGAAGGTTCAGCTGCCTGACGAAATGGATTTCCTTAGATTAACATCTTCCGATCATCTCTCTCGAAACGAAGTGGTTGACACCTTACATGGGTATAAGTATTTACAAACTGAAACAATTAAGAAGAGGTTTTTATCAAGTAAAGCACTCCATGAGGGTGTAAGCAAAATCGTAGAATTCAGAGCAAAAGCCAAAGAGTCTAAAAAAAGTGGAGAAATCCTTTCGCAGGCAGTTGCTGGAGGAGGCAGTGCCAGTGTTCCTGTGACTATCAGATGGCCCGATGATAAACcttcaaaaataaaatttgGAAATATATCATCCAGTCTCCTTGTCTCTGTGGACATAGTACcgatattgcatgttgatgattGGCCAGACGATGCTATCAAGAAGACCTGGAAGATGGACGAGGACACCTTGAGGAAGAGTGGGTATAGGCTGGTCCTGAAACCGCCACACAAGGACAGTGAGTACGGACGGTTGCTACCCGAGGAAGACAGAGAAAGAATGTTGCGGATCTCCTTCTCTCATCTAGAACCTGCTACAATCAAACCTTTGGCTCCAAGAATCAAAGACGCCTACATCACAGCAAAGTGTCTGAGGTCGCCTATGGCATGTGGCGTTGTGATTAGAGACACGGACGGCGTCATACATTTCGTCAGTCACTTCCTTACGAGCTACCTCCTGAAGACAGTCTTCCTCCATAACATAGACGACTTCCTTGAGACAAACAGGAGCCTGCCAGAGATGGTCTACATCATCTACAGCCAACTTGAGGAGTACCTTGGCAAGGGCAACCTACCGTTCTACTGGCAGCCGAGCGTCAATCTGCTGGAAGGCTTGAAACTCAACATAGCCAAGTCTCATCAAGTCGCCAAGCTGATGACGGCAACCGTTGGTAGGATGTCCCGCCTGGAGCGTGGTGGAGAGAACCATGGTGACGACGCGAGGGAAGATGGGCCAGGCATTGAAGCTACTGATGACGAGCCGGACATAGGATGTTACATCGTCAGATTAGAATAG